The Edaphobacter sp. 12200R-103 genome contains a region encoding:
- a CDS encoding DegT/DnrJ/EryC1/StrS family aminotransferase: MAPQTLQPVPMLDFARQYASIRNEVLSAIEEVCDSQKFILGPAVDSFEKAAARACQVPHAIGCGSGTDALWLSLAAAGVGAGDTVITTPFSFFASVSSIVHCGGRAILADIDPRTFNLSADAVEEAIRSLPDTKIKAVLPVHLYGQCADWDAFRHLQQRYGLILIEDAAQAFGAAWNGQPAGSLGDLAAFSFYPTKNLSAFGEAGLVTTGSEQLAERIRMLRSHGMRRRYYHDEIGWNSRLDSLQAAVLEVKLRHLPRWNEQRRQIANHYDELFIRAGLAGLTTQEGIVLPYTDLRATHVFHQYVIRVPRRDALRQYLTERQIGSEIYYPLPLHLQTSLTQLGYRAGDFPISEKAAEEVLALPMFSELRPDEQETVVAAIRAFYA; the protein is encoded by the coding sequence GTGGCCCCGCAAACTCTTCAACCCGTTCCCATGCTGGACTTCGCCCGGCAATACGCTTCCATTCGCAACGAAGTCCTCTCTGCCATTGAAGAGGTCTGCGATTCTCAGAAGTTCATCCTTGGGCCGGCGGTCGACTCCTTTGAAAAGGCTGCGGCTCGCGCCTGCCAGGTACCGCACGCCATCGGCTGTGGCAGTGGCACCGATGCGCTCTGGCTTAGCCTGGCCGCTGCGGGGGTAGGGGCGGGCGATACCGTTATCACGACTCCCTTCAGCTTCTTTGCATCTGTCAGTTCCATCGTGCATTGCGGCGGCCGGGCGATTCTGGCCGACATCGACCCGCGCACCTTCAATCTCTCCGCCGACGCCGTCGAAGAGGCGATCCGGTCCCTGCCGGACACAAAGATCAAAGCAGTGCTTCCGGTCCACCTCTACGGACAATGCGCCGACTGGGACGCCTTCCGCCACCTCCAGCAGCGATATGGTCTGATTTTGATCGAAGATGCCGCGCAGGCCTTCGGGGCCGCCTGGAACGGGCAGCCTGCCGGCAGCCTCGGAGATCTGGCCGCATTCAGCTTCTATCCCACAAAAAATCTCAGCGCCTTTGGTGAGGCCGGCCTGGTCACCACCGGGTCGGAGCAACTGGCTGAACGCATCAGAATGCTGCGCTCCCATGGAATGCGGCGCCGCTACTACCACGATGAAATCGGCTGGAACTCGCGACTGGACTCCCTGCAGGCGGCCGTGCTCGAGGTCAAGCTGCGTCATCTTCCACGATGGAACGAACAACGGAGGCAGATTGCCAATCATTACGACGAGCTTTTTATCCGTGCCGGACTTGCCGGGCTCACCACACAGGAAGGCATCGTGCTGCCTTACACCGATCTGCGGGCCACGCATGTCTTTCACCAGTACGTCATCCGTGTGCCACGCCGGGATGCTCTTCGCCAGTATCTGACCGAGCGGCAGATCGGAAGCGAGATCTACTATCCCCTGCCCCTGCACCTGCAGACCAGCCTGACGCAACTCGGCTACCGTGCCGGGGACTTCCCTATCAGCGAAAAGGCGGCTGAGGAGGTCCTCGCCCTGCCAATGTTTTCTGAACTTCGTCCCGACGAGCAGGAGACTGTGGTCGCAGCCATCCGCGCCTTCTACGCCTGA
- a CDS encoding SH3 domain-containing protein translates to MEEVSLRGVGSFRIITYLFSRTGERYASAWLRYLALSVCLSICLSGCSRLRPKPAAEYVYVTSKQTYLRDRVAAVSNRTATVQNGDKLQVLEKSRRFLRVRTEKGEEGWLDDRAIATQQVYDEFEALKGEHGKDPVVATGVVRDDVYLHTKPGRETDRLFRLMEGDKLKLLRRASVAKPVPSGQRLARPSTVQKAASDTAEQGPPPPAMEDWWLVEDPKGRTGWLYGRMMDVDVPDAIMRYSEGQRVVGAYVLTRVNDPEAPQEDKDVPVYVTVLSPYTAGLPYDFNQVRVFIWNVKKHRYETGFRERNIEGYLPVKVTREKDPYGKAPASMTEAPTFSYRVLAADAPPVIPDPVTGIATPTKTNLKTYRLEGNLVRRVIAPDTTPPEDAHPEPVKEKKKTARASVSRRRHRR, encoded by the coding sequence ATGGAAGAGGTTTCCTTGCGGGGCGTTGGGAGTTTTCGAATCATCACATATCTTTTCTCCAGGACCGGTGAGCGTTACGCCTCTGCGTGGCTTCGATACCTGGCTCTGAGTGTCTGCCTTTCGATCTGTCTGAGTGGTTGCTCCAGGCTGCGCCCCAAGCCCGCAGCCGAGTACGTTTACGTCACCTCCAAGCAGACCTACCTTCGCGATCGTGTCGCTGCGGTCTCAAATCGCACGGCTACCGTGCAGAACGGGGACAAGCTGCAGGTCCTCGAGAAGAGCCGTCGCTTTCTTCGAGTCAGAACGGAGAAGGGCGAGGAGGGCTGGCTGGATGATCGCGCCATTGCCACCCAGCAGGTCTATGACGAGTTCGAAGCGCTGAAGGGAGAACACGGCAAAGACCCGGTGGTAGCGACCGGAGTGGTGCGTGACGACGTGTATCTCCATACGAAGCCTGGCAGGGAGACGGACCGGCTCTTCCGGCTGATGGAAGGCGACAAGCTGAAGCTGCTGCGGCGCGCCAGCGTTGCAAAGCCTGTACCGTCCGGTCAGCGTCTCGCTCGCCCTTCGACCGTGCAAAAAGCTGCTTCGGATACTGCGGAGCAAGGACCTCCTCCGCCTGCGATGGAAGACTGGTGGTTGGTCGAGGACCCGAAGGGGAGGACCGGTTGGCTCTACGGCCGTATGATGGATGTGGATGTTCCCGATGCGATTATGCGGTACTCCGAGGGCCAGCGCGTGGTCGGCGCCTACGTGCTCACCAGGGTCAATGATCCCGAGGCGCCCCAGGAGGACAAGGATGTTCCGGTCTACGTGACCGTGCTGAGCCCGTATACAGCGGGTCTGCCGTACGACTTCAATCAGGTCCGGGTCTTCATCTGGAACGTGAAGAAGCATCGCTACGAGACGGGCTTCCGTGAGCGAAATATCGAAGGCTATCTGCCGGTAAAGGTTACAAGGGAGAAGGATCCGTACGGAAAGGCCCCCGCCTCCATGACCGAGGCGCCGACCTTCAGCTATCGAGTGCTTGCCGCTGACGCTCCCCCGGTTATTCCTGACCCTGTGACCGGTATTGCCACTCCTACAAAGACGAACCTGAAGACCTACCGGCTGGAAGGGAATCTGGTACGTCGCGTGATCGCGCCTGATACGACACCTCCAGAGGACGCTCATCCGGAGCCTGTGAAGGAAAAGAAGAAGACCGCCAGGGCCTCCGTTTCGCGGCGCAGGCATCGACGTTGA